Genomic window (Isachenkonia alkalipeptolytica):
TATGAGGAATTAACCTAGGTTCTTTCTTCCCCGTAAGATTCATATAAGCTAGATGGAATCCAGGATCAATCTTTCTATTGTAATGTTTTTGCCAGTATTCCTTAACACCATTAACAAAAGCCTCATCTGTTTTATTTAGTAACCCTGCATTATAAAACTTTACATTAAGACGATCTTTAAGATTAACACCAAGCTTTTTAAATGCTTCTTCTTTTTCTGGATCTAGGTTGTCACATAATAAATCTGCTTCTATGGCTCTTTCCCTACCATTATTAGTAAAAAACGAGGTGAATACCTGCTTTGCCACTTCCCGAGTATACTTTTTACTCTTGACCATTCCCCACTTATTAATGTCTTTAATATCCACAACTTTTGGTGCATTTTTCTCATTCAACAAGTGACAACGTATTTTTTTATATCCTCCCACAGCAAGTGCCGCTACCCGGTGATGTCCTTCGCATACGACAAAACGATAATCTTCTTTTGATTTAAGCAAGTAGCCTTTGATATAATCATTGCTGAATGTCTCAGGATGATACCCTATTTCCTGTACTAGTTTATAGTGATTCCACAAACCCTCTCTCGTTACATCTCCGACCTTATCGGTACAGAGGCCAAAGAAAGGATATTCCCTTACTTTTATCTGATTATATCTTTTAGAAAATGCATAATCCCCCCAGGGCATACTAATCCAAGAGTGAGCTATCGGTTCTAAATTTTTCCTTATTTCTCCAAAGAGCACTTCTTGTAAATTCTTTGGTCGAAATAATCTGAAAAAATTGTATAGGGCTGATCCTATATATTTTGATTCCGGATTTTCGATCCTTTCTCTGATCGTTTCTATATAGGGGTTCCATCCTTTTTTACCATAGTTGAAATTATAAAAATCTACGCATTTATCAATCTCCACATCCAGAACCAAAGAGTCTTTTGTTGCCTCTTTTCCAACGGGATACTTGTTTACTGGCTCGTCTTCTTTATTTTCAAACGCCTTTACACGTGCGTTGAGTAGATCTTTCAGGCTTTTAATTGCAGTTTCCGCCTCATTCTTTTCTTTATTATTCCCGGTTAAATAGTAGGCTTTTGTGTAGAGATCTAATGCGTACAAGGATCTATCTTGTCCCTCTACTAAAAAAGCAAGGTTCATAACCATATCAAAGTTACCAGGATGTAATTCTATACCTTCCAACAGTATTTTTTCCGCCTTATCCTGTTCTCCTTGCCCAACCTTAATCATACTTTTAAGATTGAAAATATCCGGATCATCTTGTTGTGCTTCCTCATATTTTCGAAGTATTTTTTCGGCTTCCTTTATGTTTCCTTGATGAATAAATTTCAAAATGCCATCTTTAATTTTTCTTTCTCTTTCCATTTTTTCACCCCTAATAAATTTATTATGTAGATTCTAAACTTTTTAATGCACATTCCAATATTAAATCAGTTTCTGATACAAATTCTGTAAGTGTATATCAGGAAAATGAGGTCTGATCTCTTATATGTTACTATGTATTAAATATTCAATCATAATACGCTAAATATACCGACTGGATACCGATTAAAAAGCATTAACATCAAGACTAAGCTGTCGCTTACTTTCTCTTTCCGTTTATTGACCCACAAACCCAATAAAAAAAGGTATGCCCTTTTAAAAGCATTCAGCCTCAAAAAAATTCTAAGGACGAAGTGCATATAGGTCTAGATGAATTAGTTTGCTTATTCTTTTATTAATGGTCATCATATTTAAAAGAGCCAGAGGAAATAATCCCCTGACCCTTTTTTAGCTTTTTCACAATTAACTTAACCTAGGATGTATAAGCTAATCCGTTTAAAAGACTGATGTTTTTAATTAACCTAATAATTGAAGTACTGATTGAGGTGCTTGGTTTGCTTGCGGACCATCAAATAGCTTTCACTACTTGCCAGACTATATCTTCAACCGATGAATAATTCACCGCTTGTCGGGCACTTCGGACCACCTCTGATCCTATGGATTTCATAACCTAGCAAAATATAGTATTCCTCTTTGCCTTACGGTCGTATATCCTAGTCGTTGAACCTTCTCCAACCTTTCGGTACAGGAGCTTGGCTGCTGATTATCCAATCCACACTTTTTTTGACCTGTCACGTTTATTCTTTCGAATTCCGTTGTAGGAAGCATAGCTTTAGGAAGTTCCAGCAATTCACCCGATATCACTTAAGAGTTACCCCTTAAGGGACCCTTCAAATAATGCTACCCTAGTAATTGAAGTATAGACTGAGGGGCGTTATTCGCTTGAGCCAACATCGCATTAGAAGCTTGTTGTAGAATGTTTTGCTTGGTCATTTCCATCATTTCTTGGGCCATATCTACGTCTCTGATTCGAGATTCTGCTGCTTGTAAGTTCTCTCCAGCGTTATCTAAGTTTGAAATTGTGTGCTCTAGTCGATTTTGGTTGGCTCCAAGTTCGGATCGTTGAGAAGATACTTGTCCAATTGCATTATCAATTGCTTCTAGTTGGTTATCAAAATGCATCGCTTTAGGATCACCATCATCTTCAAATGCACGGAAATCACCATCTGTTACTTTAATATCATCAATTGAAAGTTCAAGGTCATCATCACCGTCATTTAACGTTCCCAGTGCTTCAGTGCTCATATTCCCAATATTTATTGCTAAGTTCTGATCTCCATTTGCACCAATTTGCAGAATCACTGATTCAGCGTCATCCTCTCCGATATTATCTCCTTCACTATCAAAGCCACCCACTGGAGCAAAAGTTCCATCCATCAAATTTTTGCCGTTGAATTCAGTACGTGCCGCGATACCATCTATCTCTTCTGTTAGTTCATTTATTTCATTCTGGATAGCTTCTAAATCAGCCTCTGCATTTGTCTCATTACCAGCTTGCACTGTTAATTCACGCATACGTTGTAGAATATTATGGGTTTCGTCAAGTGCACCCTCAGCGGTTTGAATCATAGAAATACCATCTTGAGAGTTTCTAGAAGCTTGGTTAAGTCCTCGAATTTGTCCTCTCATCTTTTCACTGATAGAAAGTCCCGCTGCGTCGTCTCCCGCTCGGTTGATTCGCATACCGGAAGATAGTTTTTCCATTGAGTTAGCACCTGCTTGTTGTGCATTACCCAACTGACGATGGGTGTTCATTGCCATTAGATTGTTATTAATTCTCATTTGTAATTCCTCCTTGAAATTTTTGTTTTTGGCATCCTTGCCAATTTGCTTGGATGTTTAGGCTCCCGCCCCTTGTAGGGTTTTACCGGTAAAAGATTGATGCCGAACCTATACCCTTGGGTAGGTGATACAGGGATGTTACTTTTTGTTTCTTCCTTAAGTACTTTGTGTTTTCCGTCTAGACGTAATGCTTTAAGAAATGAACTCTTCCACCCCGTGGCCATCGGTTGGGTAAGAGGTTTTTCCTTGCTTATTAATAATTATCGGTATAATCCCTAGGGACTTTAGGGGTAATGCTAATTTTTTTCGTAGTTTTTTACTATGTTGCTGATGTAGCTTCTTCAATGATCCCCTGTTTTACTTTTTAAACAGATCCTTCAGACTTTCTAAGTCCTTCCCATCACTGGCGGCCTCTTTGTTCTCGGCCTCAATTTCCATGTAAATTTCCTTACGGAAAATGTCTACGTCTCTGGGAGCGTCGATGCCGAGTTTCACTTTGCCGTCCTCAATGCCCAGGACCTTAATTTCTATATCCTTTCCCAGCATAATGCTTTCATCCAGCTTTCTTGTAAGAATTAACATTATACCCCTCCTTCGGATGCTTCTTTGGGGGATGCTTGGGCGTTATTTTGACTTTCCCTTAACTCCTTAAGCACTTGATGGCGCTTTCCGTAGGGGCTGTTCTCCAGGGCCACCTGCTTTCCCAGTTTTTCCTCGTTGTTGATCACAATCGGCGCCGAAAGGTTGGCGGTCATCTCCTCCACCTTTTCCGGTACCCGGACGATGGTCCAAAGGGAAATCTGCTCTTTATCCTCGATGTTCAGTTTCTCCAAAGCCCCCTTCGGTAAGTGAATGTCGTAGTCCGGTCGAAAAATAAAGGGGTTCATAATCACAAAGGCCAACTCCCCCTTCTTTACCGCCTGCAGCCAGTGAAAGGGTAAGTTCTCGTCAGGATTTTGAATGATGGTAAACTCCGTTTCCTCTTCAAAACCGGGGATGCCGTCGGGAAAGGTGATGATGTTTTCCTCATCTACTTCAATGGTTCCAAAGTGCTTGGTTTCTAGCTTCATGGTCTACCTCCTTAGTTTTCATACTTTCTATTTTATATCCCTTATTTCTGGTAATTAAACATGCTATTTCGGCGCTCATCTCAGGACTTCAGTTTCTTTACTGCCTTAGCCTATCAAACGATTCAGTCGCGCTCCGGTGTAGTTGACTTCGAAGTAGCCTTTTTCCAGCAGATAGGTTTGGTGGTTCCCCCGCTGAAACTGCATATTTAGGGGCTGGTTATTGGCGGAAACCGTTACCTCCCCCGCTTGCAGATTCACATCGGTCCGCCCCCGGTGTAGGTCCACCTTGACCATGGATTTTGGCATCAGTTCCACATTGTAGCCCCGCTCCTTATTAAACTTCTTTCCCTTGGCGATTTGTTCCACGGAGCCCCCTTTATGATGGTCCCGAAGCTGCTCCCCTTCCCGGACAATCCGGGCGGTTCCCCGAGCGGCAGCTTGCCGTCCTTTCCCGGCGTATTCATAGGCAAGGCCCATGGGGTTTTTGACGCCGATTTCTTCCTTGGGGGCGCTTTGATCTAATACCACGCTGGGCTGTTGAATATCCAACTCCAACCTCGGCTGACGGCTTTGGATGTCCACTCGTGGGCTGGGGTTTTGAATATTAAAATTTCCGATTTCGGAGTTGATCCCGATTTGGGATAGTTTAAAATCAATGGTTAGACTCATGTTTTCACCCTCTTAGAAAAAAGACTTTTTGAGTTACCTCAAAAAGTCGATTAGTGTTGGCTGAACAATCCTTGCCCCCACAGAAAGGGAGGCTCGGTATACGTTTTCTTCGTTCATTAGCTTGGTGATGGTCTCCGCCATATCCACGTCCTCCACATTGGAGAGCTGTTCCCGGAAATTGATGGTATCCGTCTCGATACGGTCCCGTACCAAGGTCCCCCGGTTTACCCGTGCCCCTAGGGTGGACCTTGCGGTTAAGGCCACATCCAAGAAGCGATCAAAGTCATCCAAATCTTCACTGAGGGCTTCCTGATTCCCCTCTAACAAATTTTTCTCTACCCGGTCCAGCATCTGCATCACCCCGGGCTTTTTCGGACTAGCGGAAAAAGCGATTTTCTTTTGGTAGCCCGTTTCTTTATTCTCCTGTAGGTTGTCGCTGCTTACCCCGGTGGTTTCAAAATTAAAGTTTTCCAATCGGTAAATGCGTTTCCCTTCGTATAGAAAGGAGTTTTCGTTACCGTTTAGGAAGTTTTCAATGTTTTCAGGATTGATATCCTCTTCGGCGCCGGGATTTGCCTTAAGCATTTGCTGTTGGATGAAGGCTTGGTTCATATCTTGAAGGCGGTCATTATGTTCTTCAGCATCCTCCTCGGACATTTCACTTGGGGCAGGGTTTGTTACAAGTTGAATGATCCCTTGAATATCCTCCATCGCACCAAAGGTCTCGCCTTTTGATAGATCCTCTAAATCCAAGTCCGGAATATCAAAAACAGTATACTGTTCCTCACCATCTTCATCTAACGATCGATAACCTAAAGTGCTTGTAAACGAAACAGGAGTTTGTTCTGCGTCTTCCGATAAATCACTTGTATCCGATATTTCTTCACCATTAACTATTGGGGTAAAATCTTCGCCGTCTTCATCAACAAAAGATCCCCCTTTGTATCTTATTTCATTACCAGCATCATCCTGTAAAGTGTTCCCCTCTCCATCTATAAAATTCGCCTCAGTGACCTCAATATTGAGTGTCATTCCCATTAATTCTACGGTCGATGCATTACCTTCTCCTAATTCCTCCGGCAAACTCATGGTCTCCGACCACTCCGTCAAGGCTCCCTGATCCTCAAACATCTCCAGCCCGGTGAGGTTAATGGGAATCGTCTCATTCATCCCGATGGCGTACTTGATTTGATCATCAATCAGTCCCGAATCCTCCAGGAGTTTTTGATGAACGGCATCGTTATAGGACCCGTCATCATTTAACAGGTGCTTGTCAATCTCTTTTCCTGAGAAAATATGTTTTCCCCCGTGGCTGGTATTTCCGAGGCCGATGATATGCTCTTTGATTTCACTGATTTCCTGTTGAATTTTCTTGGTCTCCGACTGGGTTAAGGATCCGTTGGCCGCCTGTACCGTCAGCTCTCTTGAACGCTGTAGGGCGTCTACGTATTGGTTGGCCACGGACTCCGTGGTGTTCATCCAGGATAGGGCGTCCTCGGCGGCGGAGTGGTTTTGGTCCAACTGCCGGGTATGAGATTTTAACTGCATGATCCGGGTGGTGCCGATGGGATCGTCGGAGGGTCGGTGAATTCGTTTCCCTGTGGCGATTTGGTTTTGTCGCTGATCCATGTTCATCAGATTTCGGTTCAGGTTTCGATTCATATTGTTGATCATCATATTATTGGTTATACGCATGGTTTCCCTCCTATCTTCCTACGGTGCCCAGTCTATTTATGACCACGTCCAACATTTCGTCCATAGTGGTCATCATTCTCGCCGAGGCGTTGTAGGCGTGTTGAAATTTAATCATATTGGACATTTCCTCATCCATGGAAACCCCCATAATGGATTCCCGTTTATAATCCAGCATGCCCACCAGGCCTTCCTGATTGTCCCGGTTTCGATTGGCTTCCTTGGCGTCCACACCCAGGTTTCCGATCAGGGCTTTCATAAAGTCCTCGGGTTTTCCCTCCTGAAACATTGTTCGGTCGTTTCGCATCTGTCCGATCTGCTCGGCGATGGAGGCGTCCCCCTGACTGCCGTCGAGAGAGGTGGCGATGCGGTTTAAGTCCTCGTCCACATCGGCGGATATGCTGATGTTTCGGGCGTTAATTTCTTTGTAGTTGACTTCTCCGTCCTCATAGAGATCAATGGAATTTTCATTATCCCGGGTAAACATTAAATAACCGGCGCCGTCCTCTTGAACGGGATTGCCGTTCTCATCCTCTAACACATCACTTCCCAGTCCGTACCCCCGGCTATGTAGTTCATTAACTTCCTTGGCGAAGGTTTGGGCGAAGGTGTTCAGTTCTTTCATATAGTAGGGATAGCCCTTCTCTCCGGCGCTGTCCCCATCCCGTAGGTCCACTAGGGCTTGCAGCTCCCCGCCCAAATCCCCGGTCAGCTCTTCTCTTCCCGCCCAGGTCAGTTGGGTAATGGGAATTTCCGCCTCGGGATTATCGCCATCGTAAATATCGGAGTAGGTCTCTTCGGTTTCAATGGCATAGGCTGTATCGTGGTCCACTAAGGGGCGTCCGTTGATCTCGATCATCATTTTCTTTCCCGCACCCTCTTCGCTGCCCACGATCTTTTCGGTGTACTCAGACACCCGGACATCCGCCAGTTTCGACAGTTCATCCAGCATTACGTTTCGATCGTCTCGAAGGTCATTGGCATTGGATCCGTCGGATTCCAGGGTATAGATCTGTTTGTTGAGCCGTGAAATTCCTTTGGTCAAATCATTGATCTCCGTTACCGTGTTGTTGATTTCATCATCGGTATTCCGGACGTTTTGCTCCATTTGACTGTACAGATGATTCAGAGTCTTGGTAAAGGCAATGGCCTCTTCCCGGACCTGGGCCCGTACGGTGATGTCGCTGTCCCCGGGATTTTTCGCCAGGGTATCCACGGCGTAGAAAAAGTCGTCCATCACCTCGGTAATCCCCGTATCCGAGGGCTCGTTTAGGATCATCTCCAGCATCTCCAGGCCTTCGGCTCGGGCCCCCCAGTAACCGAGATCCGTGTTTTCCTGACGGAGCTGATGGTCGATGAATTCGTTTCGGATTTGCTGGATTTCCTTGGTGTCCACCCCGGTACCCAGCATCCCCTGGCCCCCCTGCAGTTTCATGGAAATGCTGGAGCTTTGCTCCAGTCGTTGCCTAGAGTAGCCTTCGGTATTGGCATTGGCGATGTTATGTCCGGTAATATCTAAAGCCCGTTGGGAAGAAAAAAGTCCCGACCGGGCCGCGTTAAATCCTAGAAAGGTTGATCGCATGGTGATTCCTCGCTTTCTTAAATTTTCATATCCAGTATGCTTTTATTGGATTTGCTTCGCTCCGAGGCCTTTTCGGTGTAGTCGTTGTTTTGGGGCCCTTCCTGTTGAATGGAGGCAATCAGCTCTTTATTAAAATCGATGTACTCCAAACTCTTTTTGATCAGGGATTCGTTTTCCTCGTTGACTTCCTTCAGCGCTTTTATGGTGTCTAAAATCTCATCCCGAAGGCCGTCGATTTCCTTTCCTTCTTCCTCATCGATAAATAACAGGAGTTCCGAGACGTTATCCACTTCCCGAATGTTTAGCTCCTTGGAGGCGTTGGTGAAGATCGACCGGCGGATTTTTTCGAAGGTGCCCATATGCTTAATAAACACCTGCTCTTTTTGGGTCAGCGCTTCAATTTCCTTTACCTTTCCCTTAACAATGAGGTCCTGTTTTTCCTTGGAAAGCTTTAGGACCCCATCGTACATTTCCTTTTCTTTTATCAAACTCGCTTTTAACTGTTCTAAGGACTTTGCCAACGTTATTCACCTCAAAATGGATTTAGATTTTTTGATCGATTTTTCCCTGCCGGATCATTTTATCCAACACTTCCTTGCCGGAAACTTCATAGGAACCGGAGCGGATTTGTTCTTGATACTTGGTAACCTTATCTTCTCGAATGTCGGGAAGCTTTTGAAAGGCTTTCATGGCTACTTGAAAGTCCCGGGCTTTTTCCGAAAGTTCCAGTTGATCTTTTTTCTGGGTTACTTTTTCGCTCTTTTGGGTTTTATCGGTCTTTTGATTATCATATAGTTTTAAGGCTTTCATGACGTTGGGATTATTGTGTATTTTCATGAAAAAAACACCTCCACTTTCCCGAATTTTACGTTCTTACTACTACTATCGGTAGAGTGTTGGTGCTTCTTTAGTTTATTTGATAATTTTTAAGAAGTTTTTACTTCTCGATTCATAGCCTCGACTCTTAGCCTCGCCTAGTTTTTCTTATGGCGCTCGGCGGCAAACATCCGGTTGTTTTTTACTGCTTCCTTGGCTTTCTTTTCTTCCTTCTCCTTCGGGGTCAGGGCTTTTTGGAACCCTTTTTTGATGGCATCGGCGCATGCAGAGCAGTATCGTCCGCTGGTAATGGATACCCCGCACCGTTCACAGTCTAGGAAGGTGTTGTCCGATTCCCGAATTTCGATCCGGTCCTCCCGTAAAAACTGTAGAATTAAGCGTTCGCTGACACCGGTTTCCTCATGTACATCATTCACCGAAGCGCCCGGATGATCGTAGAGGTAATCCTTGACTTTTCGATAGGCCGCTTCGGGATCCTCTCGACACCTTGAGCAAAATTCGTTGCCGTCGTCGCCAAAAGCTCTGCCGCATTTTTTACAATTGATCAGATCCATGATGACTCCTCCATTCTTTTGTCCTTATTTTGAATAATCACGCTTCATGGGATGCCTTATTTCCTACCATCGTTTCATTGCTTCCATTGAGGGGTCTTGATTTATTTAGTTATATACCATTTGTTTCACC
Coding sequences:
- a CDS encoding sugar-transfer associated ATP-grasp domain-containing protein; translated protein: MERERKIKDGILKFIHQGNIKEAEKILRKYEEAQQDDPDIFNLKSMIKVGQGEQDKAEKILLEGIELHPGNFDMVMNLAFLVEGQDRSLYALDLYTKAYYLTGNNKEKNEAETAIKSLKDLLNARVKAFENKEDEPVNKYPVGKEATKDSLVLDVEIDKCVDFYNFNYGKKGWNPYIETIRERIENPESKYIGSALYNFFRLFRPKNLQEVLFGEIRKNLEPIAHSWISMPWGDYAFSKRYNQIKVREYPFFGLCTDKVGDVTREGLWNHYKLVQEIGYHPETFSNDYIKGYLLKSKEDYRFVVCEGHHRVAALAVGGYKKIRCHLLNEKNAPKVVDIKDINKWGMVKSKKYTREVAKQVFTSFFTNNGRERAIEADLLCDNLDPEKEEAFKKLGVNLKDRLNVKFYNAGLLNKTDEAFVNGVKEYWQKHYNRKIDPGFHLAYMNLTGKKEPRLIPHRIMRGEIIPLSNHKGMESIGYRDKNIYDKLIPTSRSPKNVLKRVCSKYFDASNNCLDQEEAYKIVTASKKDLIIKPSTTNDGIGIAKLVIQGGHIYLGGKIVKMAEIEKEWGSDFIIQEVVEQHSVMAKPHPASVNTLRMVTYRWKHEIKNLLTVARFGAGNDIKDNDASGAVSCGISNSGEFLNYAMDKKANVYTHHPTTNYCFADHAKVPNYEQFKKFVRDLHKEVLHHDYICWDIVVGVDGQPIFLELNFWGNLWAYQMRSETPFFGEFTEELLEYMKNKKENINN
- the hag gene encoding flagellin Hag; this encodes MRINNNLMAMNTHRQLGNAQQAGANSMEKLSSGMRINRAGDDAAGLSISEKMRGQIRGLNQASRNSQDGISMIQTAEGALDETHNILQRMRELTVQAGNETNAEADLEAIQNEINELTEEIDGIAARTEFNGKNLMDGTFAPVGGFDSEGDNIGEDDAESVILQIGANGDQNLAINIGNMSTEALGTLNDGDDDLELSIDDIKVTDGDFRAFEDDGDPKAMHFDNQLEAIDNAIGQVSSQRSELGANQNRLEHTISNLDNAGENLQAAESRIRDVDMAQEMMEMTKQNILQQASNAMLAQANNAPQSILQLLG
- the csrA gene encoding carbon storage regulator CsrA; the encoded protein is MLILTRKLDESIMLGKDIEIKVLGIEDGKVKLGIDAPRDVDIFRKEIYMEIEAENKEAASDGKDLESLKDLFKK
- the fliW gene encoding flagellar assembly protein FliW translates to MKLETKHFGTIEVDEENIITFPDGIPGFEEETEFTIIQNPDENLPFHWLQAVKKGELAFVIMNPFIFRPDYDIHLPKGALEKLNIEDKEQISLWTIVRVPEKVEEMTANLSAPIVINNEEKLGKQVALENSPYGKRHQVLKELRESQNNAQASPKEASEGGV
- a CDS encoding DUF6470 family protein, with translation MSLTIDFKLSQIGINSEIGNFNIQNPSPRVDIQSRQPRLELDIQQPSVVLDQSAPKEEIGVKNPMGLAYEYAGKGRQAAARGTARIVREGEQLRDHHKGGSVEQIAKGKKFNKERGYNVELMPKSMVKVDLHRGRTDVNLQAGEVTVSANNQPLNMQFQRGNHQTYLLEKGYFEVNYTGARLNRLIG
- the flgL gene encoding flagellar hook-associated protein FlgL — encoded protein: MRITNNMMINNMNRNLNRNLMNMDQRQNQIATGKRIHRPSDDPIGTTRIMQLKSHTRQLDQNHSAAEDALSWMNTTESVANQYVDALQRSRELTVQAANGSLTQSETKKIQQEISEIKEHIIGLGNTSHGGKHIFSGKEIDKHLLNDDGSYNDAVHQKLLEDSGLIDDQIKYAIGMNETIPINLTGLEMFEDQGALTEWSETMSLPEELGEGNASTVELMGMTLNIEVTEANFIDGEGNTLQDDAGNEIRYKGGSFVDEDGEDFTPIVNGEEISDTSDLSEDAEQTPVSFTSTLGYRSLDEDGEEQYTVFDIPDLDLEDLSKGETFGAMEDIQGIIQLVTNPAPSEMSEEDAEEHNDRLQDMNQAFIQQQMLKANPGAEEDINPENIENFLNGNENSFLYEGKRIYRLENFNFETTGVSSDNLQENKETGYQKKIAFSASPKKPGVMQMLDRVEKNLLEGNQEALSEDLDDFDRFLDVALTARSTLGARVNRGTLVRDRIETDTINFREQLSNVEDVDMAETITKLMNEENVYRASLSVGARIVQPTLIDFLR
- the flgK gene encoding flagellar hook-associated protein FlgK, which encodes MRSTFLGFNAARSGLFSSQRALDITGHNIANANTEGYSRQRLEQSSSISMKLQGGQGMLGTGVDTKEIQQIRNEFIDHQLRQENTDLGYWGARAEGLEMLEMILNEPSDTGITEVMDDFFYAVDTLAKNPGDSDITVRAQVREEAIAFTKTLNHLYSQMEQNVRNTDDEINNTVTEINDLTKGISRLNKQIYTLESDGSNANDLRDDRNVMLDELSKLADVRVSEYTEKIVGSEEGAGKKMMIEINGRPLVDHDTAYAIETEETYSDIYDGDNPEAEIPITQLTWAGREELTGDLGGELQALVDLRDGDSAGEKGYPYYMKELNTFAQTFAKEVNELHSRGYGLGSDVLEDENGNPVQEDGAGYLMFTRDNENSIDLYEDGEVNYKEINARNISISADVDEDLNRIATSLDGSQGDASIAEQIGQMRNDRTMFQEGKPEDFMKALIGNLGVDAKEANRNRDNQEGLVGMLDYKRESIMGVSMDEEMSNMIKFQHAYNASARMMTTMDEMLDVVINRLGTVGR
- a CDS encoding flagellar protein FlgN, producing MAKSLEQLKASLIKEKEMYDGVLKLSKEKQDLIVKGKVKEIEALTQKEQVFIKHMGTFEKIRRSIFTNASKELNIREVDNVSELLLFIDEEEGKEIDGLRDEILDTIKALKEVNEENESLIKKSLEYIDFNKELIASIQQEGPQNNDYTEKASERSKSNKSILDMKI
- the flgM gene encoding flagellar biosynthesis anti-sigma factor FlgM; translation: MKIHNNPNVMKALKLYDNQKTDKTQKSEKVTQKKDQLELSEKARDFQVAMKAFQKLPDIREDKVTKYQEQIRSGSYEVSGKEVLDKMIRQGKIDQKI
- a CDS encoding TIGR03826 family flagellar region protein, which codes for MDLINCKKCGRAFGDDGNEFCSRCREDPEAAYRKVKDYLYDHPGASVNDVHEETGVSERLILQFLREDRIEIRESDNTFLDCERCGVSITSGRYCSACADAIKKGFQKALTPKEKEEKKAKEAVKNNRMFAAERHKKN